The following is a genomic window from Pyricularia oryzae 70-15 chromosome 5, whole genome shotgun sequence.
CGATCACGAGGCAGGGGCGAAGTTACAAGCTCTAGGAGGTGTAGCTGCCATGTTGACGTACCCCTTGGTTTTTGACGATGATTCCGACGAGGATGCTGAAGATCAGGAAGGGGATGCTACGGTTCCAACAGATGCGGGGAGAAAGACAGGGGCCATAAtatgatttctttttttgtgcgGGTTAATTTCAAGACAACCTGACCCAAGCATGGCTGAACGTCGGTAAAAAGTCAATACTCGAACTGACTAGCGTCTTCAACTAATATTGGACATGCCCCAATTCCATGCTCTTTTTCGCCGCAAAAGTCAAAATGCAGTCCAGAACGCTGGGCAACCGGCTTCTTCATGCCGAAGATGTAGTGGAGCTTTACGTAGTAGCAAAGCCAAGACTCAATCGGGTTGTTTCTCTATGCCCAAAAGACATCGGCAGCTTGGGGAGCTCCAATGCGCGTGACGCAACCAGCCGAACAATGATGTAATGGATGCGTTAAAGGTAAAAGAGCATAGAGTGATTATTAGAGTACAAAAATAGTACGGTAGGAAGCTAGCTCTAAATTGCATCAATGCTTGCGAGTCAGGTGTACCATCTCGTCTGTACTGTATCGTGACGATAAAATCCAATTCTTGGTTCACTTGATATTTCAAGACAATACAAGGATAACTAGCCTTTCTTCACACCAGAAAAAACCACCAATTGATTCCTTTCTATTACTGGGTCACTCAAGAAGCATCCATTGAACCAGCTCTACAGTCTTTTCTGCATTCGTTGCATCCTTACAGACGACAGACGGTACAACAGCACGGAAGCTTAAAGCAGCTTAGCTATTAATTACATGCCCCACCGAATGAGCTTTATTTATTAATTTACCTTAATCGAGAACCAAACGGCAGGCCAGCCACAATCTGCAGCGGCGCGGTAAATTCGTCAAGACGGCGCTCGTGGGACCTGAATCTCAACTTTATCGCGAGTCTAGTTCAAGATTTTGCGACCGTTGTACCAGGCAAACAAACGGGTGCATATGTTAGCTAAGTCGCACGTTGACCGGCCGAaatactacctaccttacctacgtACCTTGCGGACGACGCCTTGTATATGCATACATAGGATCTACTCTACCTCCCAGCGTAGACGGCACTTGGACCTATTATTGGCAAGCAGCTAAAACTAAAACTGGCCTAGGTAAGCCAAATTAATGACTTGACTGACTGGCAGGCGAAGTGACAGCATTAGCTACGTCTGCTTTGGCTGGCTGCGTTGTCAGGCGCTATATTGTTGTCCGTGTCCGTGTCCGAGTCCGCGCCCAGGATAGACATTAGACATTGGACATTGGGCGGGTTGAGCCCATGATGCTGTTAAAGTTCTGACAAACATTTTGGAATAAATTGCAGCAGAGAGTGAGAGGGAGGGAGAAGCGAGCGAGCAACAGTGAGACGAAAATTGCCAAGACGCGCCGTGCAGGCAGACAGCCAACATCTTTTACTTACCACACAACCTGTCTctttacctttttttttaccttaCCCCAATCGGGATTCCCTGAGCAAGGTACCTCAACTAACCTTGCCTGGCTTTAAATCAACTTATACGCTTTGGTTCTTCTCGTGCGCTCGGAATATCAGCCTTTTGCATGGGTGACAAAGCCCGAAATTACCGACGTTTCCGCTTATTAGGAAAGGTACTGGCCACCCAGGGCACCCACACCCATCCATCTTGCCTTGTAACTCTTGCCCTCTCACACACGTCAATTGAGGGCAGGACGACAATCACGGACAATTCAGCCACTACCACTGGATAAACGCGACCGGAGAATCATGTCAACATGGAACCCCGAGTCTTCCCTGACCGGGGAGGAACCGGACCAGTACCGAAATCGCAGATCATTGAGCCGTCTAAGCTTCGCGCCATAGAAGAGTCGCGGACTGGTTCGGCGGCGGCTGTGGCGCAAATCCCGACCCCTGCGCTTCTTGATTCGTGGTTCGCCAAAGAGACAATAGAAACAAATGCGACAGCCAACAAGGCCACAGAAGCAATACCGAACGATAAGAACGAGGATACAGCTACCGGGATCAATTGCCAAGGTCAGTTCAATTGTTCGAACAGGGAGCAAAGTTGCATCTTTCACACACACCATCCAGAGTTGCACGTAACCTAACACAAAGCCGCGCGTACTCTCCAGGCAACAACGTTTCTCTCCTCGTCGATTCTGCGTCTGCAGCGCCCAGGACCCCTGCGGACAAGTCCGAATCTACCTCGAAGACGTTGCCCAATGGCCTGTCCAATTCGTCACAGAGCCAACAGTCCGCATCCCCTTCCGTCCATGATGCCGGCACTGAGCAAACCCATAAGGCGACCGCTGCCGTCCGGCGCCCATCGCTTGCCATAAACCCATCTTCCAACCATGCGGCCATAGATCCTCTGTCCCAGGTATGAGTCCCTTTTGAGCACCATACCACAACAAATTTTGGGTACTCACACGGCAGGCATATAGCATATATTCATGCGCACAAACACGGAACGGAACTTGAGTTCAAAGCTTCGAAATCCTACATCCAAACCCGATGCTTCGGCTACTCTCGACGGACAACGACTCGGTGGTGACGGCACAGATAACCCGGATAAGAAGAGGTAGGGTCTTTTATTCATTGGGTTTTCCCCATTCGGCATCTGGGTATCGCATGGGAGGGTGGATATCAGAACAGGTATCCAAGCAGTGTCCGGGAAAAGACTGACACGACAAACTTGCAATGGCAGGCCCcgtccttcttttctttcccgcCTCGGCATGCGCGCAAACAGACTGCgcaatgacgatgacgattcCGGCTCAGATGTCGGCTCGCAGCGGCCCGACGGCAACAATGCGCGCGTCTTTGCCAGTCCCGTGGGTGCCCAGGGTTACATTCCTCACCACAAGGAGCCGCCCCGTTATATCCGCACCAAAGTATACAACAAGAAGGAGCGCGAGTTCAACCGCATGTTTCTGGCTCAGGAGCTGGTTGGCACAAGACCTCTTGCCCAGGCAAAAACGGACGAGAAGGTTCCAGTCGTGACGGTATCGACCGCTGACGGGACAAGTAGGAGGGCAGAGCGAACAGGCGGGGCTGTTTGGGCGACCGAGTTCAGCCGCGACGGAAGGTATTTGGCAGCCGCGGGCAAAGACCAGGTGGTCCGCGTATGGGCCGTCATCTCGACCATCGAAGAGCGGCGCACGCGggaagacgaggaggaggccctGCATCAGCAAAGCAGCCCGACCaacagcggcggcagcagggaGCGGCTACACGCCCCCGTGTTCCGTGAGCAGCCATTGCGCGAATTCCAAGGTCACACAGGTGAGATCCTGGACCTCAGTTGGAGTAAGAACAACTTTTTGCTGTCCACGTCTATGGATCGGACCGTCCGCCTGTGGCACGTCAGTAGAAAAGAATGCCTTTGTGCCTTTCGCCACGGCGAGTTTGTCAGCAAGGTGGCGTTCCATCCCCAAGATGACCGCTTCTTCCTAGCGGGGTGCCTGGACTCGAGGCTGAGGCTCTGGAGCATCCCGGACAGGGCGGTCGCCTTCGAGGCGCAGACCAACGACATGATCACAGCCGTCGCATTCACGCCCGATGGCAAGACGGCCATCGCAGGCATGTTGAACGGAGTGTGCAACTTTTACGATACCGAGGGTCTCAAGTTCCAGAGCCTACTCCATGTGCGGTCTTCGAGGGGCAAGAATGCCAAGGGAAGCAAGATCACTGGGATTCGCACTGCCGAGGTCCCAACGGGCCGCGGTTCCTCTGACATGAAGGTCAAGGTGCTTGTCACGTCCACCGACGCCCGCGTGCGTGTCTATAATCTCGGCGACAAGGCTCTTGATGTCAAGTTCAAGGGCCACGAGCACACGGCGGCCCAGCTCTCTGCCAGCTTCAGCCATGGTGCCAATTATGTCATATGCCCAAGCGAGCATCGTAAAGTTTTTATATGGAGCCTGGGATCACCGAACCAGCGGGCCTTGAACGTTTCAAACCCCGGTGGTATTGGGACCGACACACTAAAGGGAGACAAGGGCCCCTGCGAGTCGTTTGCGGCGCACGGGTCGGGGGTGACGACAGCAATATTTGCCCCTGCCGAGACGCGACAGCTGCTCGGGGCCAGCGGCGACCCGATCTATGATCTGTGCAACCCTCCGCCGGTGACTTTGATATCGagggaagaggaagcggcggccgccgcggcgACGTCATCAAGTCGAGACCCGAGCCCAACATCACCGGCGCGTGCGACTCACAATATGAGCCAAACCGCTTTATCCGAGGCTCCCAGCGTTGCAAGGAGCCGAAGAGCGGACGAATCTCCGGCGTACGTGGCCCGCTCCACGCACCAGCAAGGCAACATCATTGTCACGACCGATGATACGGGCATCATCAAGGTGTTTCGGCAGGACTGTGCCTACCGGCGACGAGAGGGACCCGAGACAGCTTCCCTCCTGAGTCGCAAACGGGACAGCATCGTCGGCCGCAGCGCCAGCATTCTCACTCGTACGAGCGCATCCAGTGCGGCACGCTCGCGAAAGGGGTCCTTGTCGAGATCAATCCAGGGAATCATCACGGGTGAGGGCGTGGCGCATTCTGGCGGTGCGATATCAGACCAGATATTGGATTGGCGTCGCGATGTCGAGGCCAAGGGCAGCAATGGCAGGTCCGGCAGCATCAACAGCGCCGCCGGCACGCCGGTACGGGTCGAGCGCAGCGTCAGTCCTATCAAGAGCCCATTGACGGCGAGGACCCTTGCGAGCGAGAGGAGGCGTGAGCAGTACGCGCACAGCGGTTCCCCTCTCGTCCCCAGGGGCGACAGGGGGCACCTCAGCCCGGCCTCGAGCACATTCAGCGACGCGCATCGGATCAATTCTGAAGCCGCCATGGCCACTGGTAGTGTCACGCCCGCTGGAACCGGAAAACCGGCCAACGATGACGCGTCAAAGAAGCCACTCGATCAACCGTCTTCATGCTCCTCCAAAAAGGAAGAGACCACAGCCGATGGGCAAAAGAAGCCATCGGGCGAAGATGAAACGCTTGGTGATGGTGAAGGCGTCACGCCAGCGCCAAGCACTCCCTCTGGTGAGGGTGGGGCCAACAATGGAGGCCTCTGGGGCTTTAGGTGGCCCAAAATGCCAACCCTGCGCATGTCCATCGGAGGGATCGGCATGGGCAGCGGCACAGCGAGTCCTGGCAAGGACAGTGTTGGCaccggcaccagcaccagcgacGGGCAGGGCTCAGTGCCGGGTGGGTATCCAAATGTCCGGGCGAGCAGCGATCTGAGCATCAAGGAAAAGATCAAGGAGGCGAGCAAAATGAGCAAggagaaaggaaaagaaaaggaaaaggaaaaagagaggAAGGCGCGCACTCCACCGTTGCAGATGCCGTCCTTTTCGGACAAGTCGCCCCCGAGACAGACGCAGGCGGGAGGCGGGGGGTTGTCAACCAAGGACAAGAGGAGTTCCGAGGGGGCGGTGGACTCCGAGGAAGACATGGCGTGCCCGAGGTGCGGGGCTCGCGAgttcaaggccaagaagttGGGTTCaggacagcaacagcaacggcAGAGACTTGTTTGTGCAACATGTGCGACGCCGGCAGCGGAGCAGGAAGACTTTGCTTTTTGAGTCTGTGGCATAATTTGggggtgtttttgtttttctttgcaTATGAGCTCGGCGTTTTCTGGTGGGGGGCATTGGTtacctatttttttttttttccttgtcttCTCCCTCTTGTACATTACTAAAAGTCGGTATGTGAGGCTTTGCCGTGTTGTATGTGTCCATATGGTTACTGATGAATAAAATCATAGATAGCCACCCGGCCGGCCGAGTACTTTTGTAGTTTTGTTTATAGTGGGAGATGGCGGAAACAATAATACCGGTGGGTTTGCTTCAGATTGTACACATTCGAATAGAATATCCTTCAGTCACAGGTAACGGAAATGATGGCTGGGATATCAGATACCTCACAGTTTCACCTATCATTGTAACCAACAGACACACGATTTGCAACACACTATACTCGAGTAACAGGAGGGGATGAGAAGCAGCCAGCCAGTTCAAGGCCACATCTCTCCTTGCCACCAAAACGGGTCAGCGTCACGGCTCTCGATATGACTGACCCATTGCCTGCTCCGGAGCAGCTGAGTCCGGCTTCCCAGTCTTGGAGATTGGCTTGTTCCGAGTCTTCAACCAAGAAAGAGCATGCAGCACAGGTTTTGTTAGGGACCATAAATTCACTGGGCCCTCAAGACCAGGAAGGCGGGCCGCGGTCTGGGCTGGGGCCAGTGGGCCGTCGCTTGTTGTTTTGTAACTCGAACATCCTCAACCTGTAAAGGGGAAGGATGCCGTCCTTGTCTGACACCGTACCCGCACGCAGGAGGTGTTGGTTGCTACCTGTGAAGGATGACCCTGGCACAAGGTATGCGGGCTGGTCATGATGATGGCTGCTTGAAAATGAATATAAAGGGGGTCTTTTGTGATGGTTGATGTTGTAGGAAAATGGTcatcttctttttcctctaTCCTCATAAAGATCTTGACACACCTCTCAGCTTTGAATACCTGTCACACAAAACAGCTACTGCCTAGGGGTTACCTGGACAAAAAGAGCCATGCAGACTTGTCGAGAGTGGGCATTTGGTGTGGAAATCGAGCTTCTCCTGGGCAGTAAGAAGAAGCATTCAAGCTGGAAAGGACTTGCAACGCAGGTCAGCAAGAGGCTCAACAGGGCCGGTCTAGACGTGTTTGTCAATGACCAAAAAGACAAGTCGGCTAGGGTCTATCAAACATGGTCGATCTCGCCCGAGATTACAATCAAGGAGGATGCAGCCAAGGGACATTGTACTTAACAGGACCCCATCACCACTACtctctgtttttttgttgttgttgttaatCTGACCTTGTATCTCATCGACCTTTGTTGATCACGAGTACAGACGGCATCGAGCTAGTCTCGCCCAAGTACAACCTCTACTCAAAGTGGATCGACGACCTCGACACCATATTCGCAGTGCTCGGTTCGTCATTTGTGGTGGTGGCATCTCCCAGCTGCGGCACCCATATCCACATATCCACCGAGCCGGCCATGGAAGCCCAAGAGGTTTGCACGCTGGCCAAGATGATATTGTCGACAGAGCCTGCCTTTGACGCCCTCATGCCGGTGGCCAGGCGTGCATCGGCCAGACACTGGTGCCAGAGCAACCGTGCCGGCAGCGCCTTTCTCGGCAGCAAATTGACCCTCGAGCAGTGCTTCCAGGTGGTGGACCTAGCGGCGAGGGATGGAGGCGTCGCTGGAGTTGTTGCGGCGCTCAACACGCACTCGCCAGAGGCTGGTTCGGGGTTCGCTCGGGCTACCCGCGGGCGTCTTGCCCGGCTGAGCGGACAACGGTTCAAGTGGAACCTGGCCGGGCTGGTGAACGAGGGAGTCGGGACTCGTACCATGGAGTTTCGTCAACCGCCGGGGAGCGTCACGGCTGACGGGGTCCGAGGCTGGGTGGAGCTGACGCTGGGGTTTGTCGAGGGTGGTCTGAGGCGATCAGAGAGCGGCTGCCAGTTGGAGGCGTGGTACACCGTCGACGATCTTTGGGATTTGGTCCAGGATGGAGTTGCGGCTTTGCAGCTGAGGGACGAGTGGATCGGTGGGATTTTCAGTGCCAGACAGGCTTGACCTGTTGTTGGTTTTGTGGTCGAGTTAATAATGCCTTTTGCGCGTCGACATGATATCTTTGCGAGTAGAAGAAGGTGACAGATTTTGCCTGTATAACTGTTCCCACAAACTTGATTTGTTTCAGACCATATCTGTAcagctagtctagactaaaCCAGTGTGGGACATGACACttggagggggaaaaaaagaaaaggaccaAATGCAAAAATCCAAGTCCAAAAACAAAATGCTTGCTACCAAGAATTCCTGAGGTATGCTCGAGTGGTGGTATTCCCAATGTAACCGGAACGCCGAACGAGCAATCTCCACGGACCGCTATTCCCAGTTCGCC
Proteins encoded in this region:
- a CDS encoding WD repeat-containing protein 44; translated protein: MEPRVFPDRGGTGPVPKSQIIEPSKLRAIEESRTGSAAAVAQIPTPALLDSWFAKETIETNATANKATEAIPNDKNEDTATGINCQGNNVSLLVDSASAAPRTPADKSESTSKTLPNGLSNSSQSQQSASPSVHDAGTEQTHKATAAVRRPSLAINPSSNHAAIDPLSQHIFMRTNTERNLSSKLRNPTSKPDASATLDGQRLGGDGTDNPDKKRPRPSFLSRLGMRANRLRNDDDDSGSDVGSQRPDGNNARVFASPVGAQGYIPHHKEPPRYIRTKVYNKKEREFNRMFLAQELVGTRPLAQAKTDEKVPVVTVSTADGTSRRAERTGGAVWATEFSRDGRYLAAAGKDQVVRVWAVISTIEERRTREDEEEALHQQSSPTNSGGSRERLHAPVFREQPLREFQGHTGEILDLSWSKNNFLLSTSMDRTVRLWHVSRKECLCAFRHGEFVSKVAFHPQDDRFFLAGCLDSRLRLWSIPDRAVAFEAQTNDMITAVAFTPDGKTAIAGMLNGVCNFYDTEGLKFQSLLHVRSSRGKNAKGSKITGIRTAEVPTGRGSSDMKVKVLVTSTDARVRVYNLGDKALDVKFKGHEHTAAQLSASFSHGANYVICPSEHRKVFIWSLGSPNQRALNVSNPGGIGTDTLKGDKGPCESFAAHGSGVTTAIFAPAETRQLLGASGDPIYDLCNPPPVTLISREEEAAAAAATSSSRDPSPTSPARATHNMSQTALSEAPSVARSRRADESPAYVARSTHQQGNIIVTTDDTGIIKVFRQDCAYRRREGPETASLLSRKRDSIVGRSASILTRTSASSAARSRKGSLSRSIQGIITGEGVAHSGGAISDQILDWRRDVEAKGSNGRSGSINSAAGTPVRVERSVSPIKSPLTARTLASERRREQYAHSGSPLVPRGDRGHLSPASSTFSDAHRINSEAAMATGSVTPAGTGKPANDDASKKPLDQPSSCSSKKEETTADGQKKPSGEDETLGDGEGVTPAPSTPSGEGGANNGGLWGFRWPKMPTLRMSIGGIGMGSGTASPGKDSVGTGTSTSDGQGSVPGGYPNVRASSDLSIKEKIKEASKMSKEKGKEKEKEKERKARTPPLQMPSFSDKSPPRQTQAGGGGLSTKDKRSSEGAVDSEEDMACPRCGAREFKAKKLGSGQQQQRQRLVCATCATPAAEQEDFAF